In Psychrobacter sp. P11G3, a single genomic region encodes these proteins:
- a CDS encoding protein disulfide oxidoreductase gives MTTDIEQKEVKPKKKPKPKIFSILKTIMLYGLMFIVIYSVVNWWRQPIMPANPQLQLTDYQGRTIDLAAMSHERPTLVYFWGTWCSVCSFTSPTINKLAADNYPVVTVAVQSGSNQELRSYLDQHRFDFTTINDQQGNIFADWQGQVTPSYVVLENGEMTQGLTGIQPLWSLKLRLWLASVF, from the coding sequence ATGACGACTGATATTGAGCAAAAAGAAGTAAAGCCAAAGAAGAAGCCGAAGCCGAAGATATTTTCGATACTTAAAACGATAATGTTATACGGTCTCATGTTTATCGTGATCTATAGCGTGGTCAATTGGTGGCGACAGCCTATCATGCCTGCCAATCCTCAGTTACAACTGACCGATTATCAAGGGCGAACTATCGACTTGGCAGCGATGAGTCATGAGCGGCCTACGCTGGTATACTTTTGGGGTACGTGGTGTTCAGTCTGCAGCTTTACCTCACCCACCATTAATAAGTTAGCAGCAGATAATTATCCCGTGGTCACTGTTGCCGTACAGTCAGGCTCAAATCAAGAGCTACGCAGCTACCTCGATCAACATCGGTTTGATTTCACCACCATAAATGATCAACAAGGCAATATCTTTGCAGATTGGCAAGGACAAGTCACACCGTCCTATGTGGTATTAGAGAATGGCGAGATGACACAAGGACTAACAGGGATTCAGCCTTTATGGTCATTGAAACTGCGCTTATGGTTAGCATCTGTTTTTTAG
- a CDS encoding carbon-nitrogen hydrolase family protein, whose amino-acid sequence MSKMEKLDDFHLTIAEIKKKDYPQLKALMDRVYVNLGGAWSKTTIHTLIDAFPEGQIALFDHDQLIGIVLSMRVDYAKFSNPHTYDDLIGQKEIIRDNPEGDAIYGLDALIDPDYRGYRLGRRLYDARKELCRQLNFRAILAGGRIPNYHNHKDLTPGEYIDAVESREIHDSALSFQLSNGFIVKRILTAYLPDDKQSKGFATLLEWANIYYEPKDYKPNTRKSEVRIGGIQWQMREVESPEELLQQVEFFVDIMADYNSDFACLPEFFNAPLMGLCEETDQNIAIRFLAGYTEWFKNEISHLAVSYNVNVITGSMPLLDEDDTLYNVSYLCRRDGTVEEQRKIHITPHERSAWVIEGGDEVKVFDTDAGRIGILVCYDVEFPELARLMALDDMDILFVPFWTDTKNGYLRVRHCAQARAIENECYVMICGSVGNLPQVESLDIQYAQSSIFSPSDFAFPHDAIMAETTANTEMVFFSDVNLDKLTHVRHEGSVHNLIDRRDDLFSLKWKRKAKVPASKLSDAERRENSGSVLIGDPLQNRAQKP is encoded by the coding sequence ATGAGTAAGATGGAAAAATTAGATGATTTTCACCTCACGATTGCTGAGATTAAGAAAAAAGATTATCCACAATTAAAAGCATTGATGGATCGTGTCTATGTAAACTTGGGTGGCGCTTGGTCAAAGACAACCATTCATACTTTGATTGACGCTTTTCCGGAAGGTCAGATTGCCTTGTTTGATCATGATCAGCTGATTGGTATCGTGCTCTCCATGCGCGTTGACTATGCCAAGTTTTCAAACCCGCATACCTATGATGATTTAATTGGACAAAAAGAAATCATCAGAGACAATCCAGAAGGTGATGCCATTTACGGTTTGGATGCGCTCATCGACCCTGATTATCGCGGCTACCGCCTCGGTCGTCGTCTGTATGACGCACGTAAAGAGCTGTGCCGACAGTTAAACTTCCGCGCTATCTTAGCTGGCGGACGCATACCTAACTATCATAACCATAAAGATCTGACTCCAGGCGAATATATTGATGCCGTTGAAAGCCGTGAGATTCACGATTCAGCTTTGTCGTTCCAGTTGTCTAATGGCTTTATCGTTAAACGTATTTTGACCGCTTATCTGCCAGATGATAAGCAATCAAAAGGCTTTGCTACCTTGCTTGAGTGGGCAAATATCTATTATGAGCCCAAAGACTATAAGCCTAATACTCGCAAGTCTGAAGTACGTATTGGTGGTATTCAGTGGCAAATGCGTGAAGTCGAATCACCTGAAGAATTACTACAACAGGTTGAGTTCTTTGTCGATATCATGGCTGACTACAACTCAGACTTTGCTTGTTTACCTGAGTTTTTCAATGCGCCATTGATGGGTCTATGTGAAGAAACCGATCAAAATATTGCCATTCGATTTTTGGCGGGTTATACCGAGTGGTTCAAAAATGAAATCTCGCATTTAGCCGTCAGTTATAACGTCAACGTCATTACCGGTTCGATGCCGTTACTGGACGAAGACGATACCTTATACAACGTCAGCTATCTGTGCCGCCGTGATGGTACAGTTGAAGAGCAACGCAAAATTCATATTACTCCCCATGAGCGCAGCGCTTGGGTAATCGAAGGTGGCGATGAAGTCAAAGTATTCGACACAGATGCGGGTCGTATCGGTATCTTGGTCTGCTACGATGTTGAGTTCCCTGAGCTTGCACGTCTGATGGCACTTGATGACATGGATATCTTGTTTGTGCCCTTCTGGACTGATACCAAAAACGGCTATCTACGTGTCCGCCACTGCGCACAAGCCCGTGCTATCGAAAACGAATGCTATGTGATGATTTGTGGTTCAGTGGGCAACTTACCGCAAGTTGAGAGTTTGGATATTCAGTACGCTCAATCGTCGATTTTTTCACCGTCAGACTTTGCGTTCCCTCATGATGCAATCATGGCAGAAACCACTGCCAACACTGAGATGGTATTCTTCTCTGATGTAAACTTGGACAAGCTGACTCACGTTCGTCATGAAGGCTCAGTACATAACTTAATCGACCGCCGTGATGATTTGTTCAGCTTAAAGTGGAAGCGCAAAGCCAAAGTGCCAGCGAGCAAGTTAAGTGATGCAGAACGCCGTGAGAATTCAGGCAGCGTGCTTATTGGTGATCCATTACAAAACCGAGCCCAAAAGCCATAA
- a CDS encoding BLUF domain-containing protein: MPLNHTNRIMKWDDIDDSALVQLVYVSTLTLGSRLSTSIFDEVEGHARNYNQQHNITGTLCYGNGHFLQCIEGKKSDVFNLQERIFVDSRHKNVEVLLLQVINHRSFADWRMRLLFLERWLWSPATKTQAVQLSPFLPFAPHGWSSDRTEQFLQIIKTFDSPPHIKAAGITYNALGNMLRHIAAPHQAFLIIQGFLSILLVVALILLYL; the protein is encoded by the coding sequence ATGCCTTTAAATCATACCAATAGAATCATGAAGTGGGATGACATAGATGACTCCGCTTTGGTTCAGTTGGTTTATGTCAGTACGCTGACTCTTGGCTCGCGTCTAAGCACCTCTATCTTTGATGAAGTAGAAGGTCATGCACGTAACTACAATCAGCAGCATAACATCACAGGCACGCTATGCTACGGTAATGGTCACTTCCTGCAATGTATTGAAGGCAAAAAGTCAGACGTATTTAATCTGCAAGAGCGAATCTTCGTCGATAGTCGTCATAAAAATGTAGAAGTGTTGCTATTACAAGTCATCAATCATCGCAGCTTTGCCGACTGGCGTATGCGCTTGCTGTTTTTAGAGCGTTGGTTGTGGTCGCCCGCGACCAAAACACAGGCCGTACAATTATCTCCGTTTTTACCATTTGCGCCGCACGGCTGGTCGTCTGATCGGACTGAACAGTTTTTGCAAATCATTAAAACTTTCGATAGTCCACCCCATATTAAGGCGGCAGGTATTACTTATAATGCATTGGGTAATATGTTGCGTCATATCGCGGCACCGCATCAGGCATTTCTGATTATTCAAGGGTTTTTGAGCATATTACTGGTCGTTGCGCTGATACTGTTGTATTTATAA
- a CDS encoding FAD-binding oxidoreductase — MTPTTAQNTSETNAVQTILSTLTDNHDFDPTQIKTDAESLEHWGKDWTKHFAPAAAAIVFPKTTEQVQTIVLLANEHNVVLTPSGGRTGLSAGAVAANGEIVISMDKMNQIGQFYPADRIVEVEAGVVTQQLQEFAESKDLYYPVDFASAGSSQIGGNIGTNAGGIKVIRYGMTRQWIMGLTVVTGKGDILHLNRGMVKNATGYDLRQLFIGSEGTLGLVTHAQIKLERQPQDLNVMVLGMDSFNDVMNVLSAFQAQIDLTAFEFFDDVAIDKLMAHGQVQEPFESRTKFYTLLEFEAPYEPIMDKAMAIFEHCMEQGWVVDGVMSQNLTQAEELWKLREYISETISVFTPYKNDVSVLISHVPTFIEEIDSIVSTNYPDFEVCWFGHIGDGNLHLNILKPENMSKDDFFAECQVVNKYVFETVQKYGGSVSAEHGVGMTKKPYLHYSRSETEINYLRDIKKVFDPNNIMNRGKIFDM, encoded by the coding sequence ATGACGCCAACTACCGCTCAGAACACATCCGAAACCAATGCCGTGCAAACCATCTTGAGCACGCTCACTGATAACCATGACTTCGACCCGACCCAAATCAAAACCGATGCTGAAAGTCTAGAGCATTGGGGTAAAGACTGGACCAAGCACTTTGCCCCTGCTGCTGCTGCCATCGTCTTTCCAAAGACCACTGAACAAGTACAGACTATCGTACTCCTTGCCAATGAGCACAACGTCGTCCTCACCCCAAGTGGTGGTCGTACTGGTTTATCTGCTGGTGCCGTGGCTGCTAATGGCGAGATAGTCATTAGCATGGATAAAATGAACCAGATCGGACAGTTCTATCCTGCCGATCGAATAGTTGAAGTCGAAGCCGGTGTGGTCACCCAACAGTTGCAAGAATTCGCTGAATCAAAAGACCTATACTACCCTGTCGACTTTGCCTCAGCAGGCTCTAGTCAAATCGGTGGCAACATTGGCACCAATGCTGGTGGTATCAAAGTCATTCGCTATGGCATGACTCGTCAATGGATCATGGGGCTAACTGTCGTCACGGGTAAAGGCGATATCTTGCATCTCAATCGCGGCATGGTAAAGAACGCCACCGGTTATGACCTGCGCCAACTATTCATCGGTAGTGAAGGTACGCTTGGCCTTGTCACTCATGCGCAAATCAAACTTGAGCGTCAGCCACAAGATTTAAACGTCATGGTGCTTGGCATGGACAGCTTTAATGACGTCATGAACGTACTCTCTGCCTTTCAAGCACAGATTGATTTGACGGCATTTGAGTTCTTTGACGATGTAGCCATTGATAAGCTGATGGCACATGGTCAAGTACAAGAACCCTTTGAATCACGTACCAAGTTCTATACGCTATTAGAGTTTGAAGCGCCTTATGAGCCAATCATGGACAAAGCCATGGCCATATTTGAGCATTGTATGGAGCAAGGTTGGGTCGTCGATGGGGTGATGAGTCAAAATCTCACACAGGCTGAAGAGCTGTGGAAGCTACGTGAGTATATCTCAGAGACCATCTCAGTATTTACCCCTTATAAAAACGATGTCTCGGTGCTAATAAGTCACGTACCGACCTTTATCGAAGAGATTGATAGTATTGTAAGCACTAATTATCCAGATTTTGAAGTCTGTTGGTTCGGTCATATCGGTGATGGTAATTTGCATCTGAATATATTAAAACCTGAAAACATGAGCAAAGATGATTTCTTTGCTGAGTGTCAGGTCGTCAATAAATATGTGTTTGAGACAGTGCAGAAATATGGCGGTTCAGTATCTGCTGAGCATGGGGTTGGTATGACGAAGAAGCCGTACTTACACTATAGCCGCAGTGAGACTGAAATCAATTACTTACGAGACATCAAAAAAGTCTTTGATCCAAACAATATCATGAACCGTGGTAAGATTTTTGATATGTGA
- the serA gene encoding phosphoglycerate dehydrogenase: MALSLQKDKIRFLLLEGLHDNALKVLEGAGYHNIENISHALDQDELIEKIKDAHFIGIRSRTQLTREVLEHAHKLIGIGCFCIGTNQVDLDAARDLGIPVFNAPFSNTRSVAELVLAEAIMLYRGIPEKNATVHRGGWGKSATNSHEVRGKTIGIVGYGSIGSQLSVLAESFGMKVIYHDAVTKLPLGNAVQVGSLEELLSTADIVTLHVPDVPSTRYMMKAEQFAQMKEGSYFINAARGTCVEIDDLADALESGKILGAAIDVFPKEPKSADEEFESPLRKFDNVILTPHIGGSTQEAQANIGLEVADKFVRYSDQGDTATAVNFPEVSIPFKENSHRLLHIHKNVPGVLSQINRLFAEAGINILAQSLMTEGDVGYLVMDVDYNDSTAALDQLKDVEETIRVRILF; the protein is encoded by the coding sequence ATGGCGTTATCACTACAAAAAGACAAAATCCGGTTTTTATTGCTTGAAGGTCTACATGACAATGCCCTAAAAGTATTGGAAGGAGCTGGTTACCACAACATCGAGAATATCAGTCACGCCTTAGATCAAGACGAGCTGATTGAAAAGATCAAAGATGCTCACTTTATCGGTATTCGTTCACGCACTCAGCTGACGCGTGAAGTACTTGAGCACGCACACAAGCTTATCGGCATTGGTTGCTTTTGTATTGGTACCAACCAAGTAGATCTAGACGCCGCTCGTGATCTTGGTATCCCTGTCTTTAACGCGCCATTCTCGAACACTCGTTCGGTAGCTGAGCTAGTATTGGCAGAAGCCATTATGCTGTACCGCGGTATTCCTGAAAAAAATGCAACTGTACATCGCGGCGGCTGGGGCAAGTCTGCGACCAACTCACACGAAGTGCGCGGCAAGACTATCGGTATCGTCGGTTATGGCTCTATCGGCTCGCAGCTGTCTGTTTTGGCAGAAAGCTTCGGTATGAAAGTCATTTATCATGATGCTGTGACCAAATTGCCACTAGGTAACGCGGTACAAGTTGGTAGCTTAGAAGAGCTATTATCAACGGCTGATATCGTGACATTGCATGTACCTGATGTACCAAGCACTCGCTATATGATGAAAGCTGAGCAGTTCGCTCAGATGAAAGAAGGCAGCTACTTTATCAATGCGGCTCGCGGTACGTGTGTTGAGATTGATGATCTAGCGGATGCGCTTGAGTCTGGTAAAATCTTGGGCGCAGCTATCGATGTGTTCCCGAAAGAGCCAAAATCAGCTGACGAAGAGTTTGAGTCACCACTACGTAAGTTTGACAATGTGATTTTGACGCCGCATATCGGTGGTTCAACACAAGAAGCACAGGCCAATATCGGACTAGAAGTAGCAGATAAGTTTGTTAGATACTCTGACCAAGGTGATACGGCGACGGCTGTGAACTTCCCAGAAGTTTCTATTCCGTTCAAAGAAAACTCGCATCGTCTACTACACATTCACAAAAACGTGCCAGGCGTACTGTCTCAGATTAACCGCCTATTTGCTGAAGCTGGCATCAACATCCTAGCACAGAGCCTGATGACAGAAGGTGATGTTGGTTATCTAGTGATGGATGTCGATTACAATGATTCGACCGCTGCACTAGACCAATTAAAAGATGTAGAAGAGACTATCCGCGTACGTATCTTATTTTAA
- a CDS encoding rhodanese-related sulfurtransferase, producing MTNNIVVAALYKFTRFANFEQYREPILNTMLDNDVKGTLLLASEGINGTISGTRQGIDTVLDYLRSIEAIGTFTFKESYTDAQPFYRTKVKLKKEIVTMGVENIDPLESVGRYVKPSEWNALISDPEVTLIDTRNDYEVQIGTFQNAVNPNTETFREFPEYVSKELDPTKHKKVAMFCTGGIRCEKSTAYLREQGFEEVYHLEGGILKYLEEVPASDSMWQGDCFVFDNRVSVNHNLEKGSYEQCFACRMPITAEEMQSPAYIKGESCPHCIDKATDEQKARFREREHQMQLAKKRGEAHIGSDVMDVIEKRKAAKTEARLQAEAANNAKAN from the coding sequence GTGACTAATAATATCGTCGTTGCCGCACTATATAAGTTCACGCGCTTTGCTAATTTTGAGCAATATCGTGAGCCTATCCTAAACACTATGCTCGATAACGATGTAAAAGGCACGTTGTTACTTGCAAGCGAAGGCATTAACGGTACGATTTCTGGTACGCGTCAAGGTATCGATACTGTTCTTGACTACCTGCGTAGTATTGAGGCGATTGGTACGTTTACCTTCAAAGAGTCCTATACTGATGCACAGCCTTTTTATCGCACTAAGGTGAAGCTGAAAAAAGAAATCGTTACTATGGGTGTAGAGAATATCGATCCATTGGAATCGGTTGGTCGTTATGTAAAACCAAGCGAGTGGAATGCGTTAATTTCAGATCCTGAAGTCACCTTGATCGATACGCGTAACGATTATGAAGTGCAAATCGGCACCTTCCAAAATGCAGTCAACCCAAACACTGAAACTTTCCGTGAGTTTCCAGAATACGTCTCAAAAGAGCTAGATCCAACCAAGCATAAAAAAGTTGCAATGTTCTGTACGGGTGGTATTCGCTGCGAGAAGTCGACTGCCTATTTACGCGAGCAAGGGTTTGAAGAGGTCTATCATCTAGAAGGCGGCATCCTAAAATACCTTGAAGAAGTCCCTGCCAGTGACTCTATGTGGCAAGGCGATTGCTTTGTTTTTGATAATCGAGTTTCGGTCAATCACAACTTAGAAAAAGGCAGCTACGAGCAGTGTTTTGCTTGCCGTATGCCGATCACCGCTGAGGAGATGCAAAGCCCCGCCTATATCAAAGGCGAGTCATGCCCACACTGTATCGACAAAGCGACCGACGAGCAAAAAGCCCGTTTCCGTGAGCGTGAGCACCAAATGCAGCTAGCCAAGAAGCGTGGCGAAGCCCATATCGGTAGTGATGTAATGGATGTAATCGAAAAACGTAAAGCCGCTAAGACGGAAGCTCGTTTACAAGCGGAAGCTGCAAATAACGCCAAAGCCAACTAA
- a CDS encoding tetratricopeptide repeat protein, which produces MKLLKAALFTALFSCAGLANAELISNVPLDTSRFELMPVSELSSRAAQGNDHAQFYLAKRLQKGEGIAQNTQQAIQWYTKAAQQGVAPAQLNLAIMYLRGEGVQPNLQQARLWLEKAAMRGDNRASYTLALLDEKQKNLVDAYKWYDLAARDGMLDEKVRNKARGKIGQLALNLSSDDIASARSKADTWFQSK; this is translated from the coding sequence ATGAAATTATTAAAAGCTGCGTTGTTTACTGCATTATTTTCTTGTGCTGGTTTAGCCAATGCTGAGTTAATATCAAACGTACCGCTTGATACCTCTCGTTTTGAACTTATGCCTGTGAGCGAGTTGTCTAGTCGTGCCGCCCAAGGTAACGATCACGCTCAGTTCTATCTGGCCAAGCGCTTACAAAAAGGTGAAGGTATTGCGCAAAATACCCAACAAGCAATCCAGTGGTATACAAAAGCGGCTCAGCAAGGCGTTGCCCCTGCTCAGCTGAATCTTGCCATCATGTATTTGCGCGGCGAAGGTGTACAGCCTAACTTGCAACAAGCCCGTCTTTGGTTAGAAAAAGCTGCAATGCGTGGCGATAACCGTGCCAGTTACACGCTTGCACTATTGGATGAAAAGCAAAAAAATCTGGTCGATGCCTATAAATGGTATGACTTGGCTGCCCGTGATGGCATGCTAGATGAAAAAGTCCGTAACAAAGCGCGCGGTAAAATTGGTCAGTTGGCATTGAACCTATCAAGTGATGATATCGCCAGTGCTCGTAGCAAAGCGGATACTTGGTTCCAGAGTAAGTAA
- the metW gene encoding methionine biosynthesis protein MetW, protein MRMDHQLAERWIAPQAHVLDLGCGNGELLAHLQQKLGVTGYGLEIDEDKINEAIGNGLSIVEQDLNDGLARFADNSFDTVVMARALQAVKAPDELLLDMLRVAREAVITFPNFAHWQNRIHLGLKGMMPVSEALPYEWYNTPNIHLCTFKDFELLCAQHDIHIINRFAVSDSEKGHTPLMKALIRQAPNLLADVAIYRVTKK, encoded by the coding sequence ATGAGAATGGATCATCAACTGGCAGAGCGCTGGATTGCGCCACAAGCACATGTACTGGACTTAGGTTGTGGTAATGGCGAGCTGCTTGCCCACTTACAACAGAAACTAGGCGTGACAGGTTACGGACTAGAGATTGATGAAGACAAAATCAATGAGGCGATTGGTAATGGCTTGTCAATTGTCGAGCAGGACCTGAACGATGGTCTAGCGCGCTTTGCTGATAACAGCTTTGATACGGTCGTCATGGCACGTGCCCTACAAGCAGTAAAAGCACCTGACGAGTTGTTGCTTGATATGCTGAGAGTCGCTCGTGAAGCAGTCATTACCTTCCCTAACTTTGCGCATTGGCAAAACCGCATTCATTTAGGGCTTAAAGGTATGATGCCTGTCTCTGAAGCGCTGCCTTACGAATGGTACAACACGCCAAACATTCACCTATGTACTTTCAAAGATTTTGAGCTGTTATGTGCGCAGCATGATATTCATATTATTAATCGTTTTGCGGTTAGTGATTCTGAAAAAGGTCATACACCTTTGATGAAGGCGTTAATTAGGCAAGCACCTAATTTATTAGCAGACGTCGCTATCTACCGAGTGACCAAGAAATAA
- the metX gene encoding homoserine O-acetyltransferase MetX: MGIVTPQNFHFAEPLTLECNRTLPSFDLMVETYGTLNSDKSNAILICHALSGNHHAAGFHSADDKKAGWWDNMIGPNKAIDTNQFYVVCVNNIGSCFGSTGPTTINPDSVGSDSLDANSSNEPQVYGPDFPLITIKDWVKTQAMLSDRLGIDVWHAIVGGSMGGMQALQWSVDYPERLKRCVVIASTPKLSAQNIAFNEVARQSILSDPDFKDGRYIQEGTYPRRGLILARMVGHITYLTDDAMKAKFGRDLKSGKFMYGYDVEFQVESYLRYQGERFSENFDANTYLLMTKALDYFDPTRDYPIRDYPSTVAKDTTESTVQIEDSIAASVESSKANAQNELEDAVATIEDIESDRQQELSALKAAFAHTQCQYLVVSFTTDWRFAPERSQEIVDALMATGKPVSYINIDAPHGHDSFLFDIPRYMGAVKGFLTAPFITPSRPVTGERS, encoded by the coding sequence GTGGGTATCGTTACGCCTCAGAATTTTCATTTTGCTGAGCCCTTAACGTTAGAATGCAACCGTACCCTACCCTCGTTTGACTTGATGGTAGAGACTTACGGTACGCTCAATAGCGACAAATCAAATGCAATTCTGATTTGCCACGCGTTATCGGGCAATCATCATGCAGCTGGCTTCCATAGCGCTGATGACAAAAAAGCAGGCTGGTGGGACAATATGATTGGCCCTAATAAAGCGATTGATACCAATCAGTTCTATGTAGTATGTGTCAATAATATCGGCAGCTGTTTTGGTTCAACAGGGCCTACCACTATTAACCCTGATAGCGTTGGTTCGGACAGCCTTGATGCAAATAGTAGCAATGAGCCACAAGTGTATGGCCCTGATTTCCCGCTGATCACGATTAAAGACTGGGTAAAAACCCAAGCAATGCTCTCAGATCGTCTAGGCATTGACGTTTGGCACGCCATTGTCGGCGGCTCAATGGGCGGTATGCAAGCGCTACAATGGTCTGTTGATTATCCAGAGCGATTAAAGCGCTGTGTGGTTATCGCCAGTACGCCAAAGCTATCTGCTCAAAATATCGCCTTTAACGAAGTAGCGCGCCAATCTATATTATCCGATCCTGACTTTAAAGATGGTCGCTATATACAAGAAGGCACTTACCCTCGCCGCGGACTAATATTAGCGCGTATGGTTGGACATATTACCTATTTAACTGATGACGCGATGAAAGCAAAATTTGGTCGTGATTTAAAATCTGGCAAATTTATGTACGGCTACGATGTCGAGTTTCAGGTCGAAAGCTACCTACGCTATCAAGGCGAGCGCTTTAGTGAAAACTTCGATGCCAATACCTATCTGCTCATGACCAAAGCCTTAGATTACTTTGATCCGACGCGCGACTATCCAATACGCGACTATCCATCAACGGTAGCAAAAGATACTACAGAGTCGACAGTGCAAATAGAAGACTCAATCGCGGCCTCAGTCGAGTCTAGCAAAGCCAATGCACAGAATGAGCTAGAAGATGCAGTAGCGACGATTGAAGATATTGAGTCTGATCGTCAGCAAGAGCTTTCTGCGCTCAAAGCGGCCTTTGCCCATACACAATGCCAGTATCTGGTCGTATCATTTACCACTGACTGGCGTTTTGCACCTGAGCGCTCGCAAGAGATTGTCGATGCACTGATGGCCACTGGCAAACCAGTCAGTTATATCAATATTGACGCGCCGCACGGACATGATTCTTTCTTGTTTGATATTCCTCGCTACATGGGTGCGGTTAAAGGATTTTTGACTGCGCCATTTATCACCCCTAGCCGCCCAGTCACAGGAGAGCGCTCATGA
- the hemH gene encoding ferrochelatase yields the protein MKPKLPPRIAVLLVNLGTPDEPTAPAVRRYLKQFLSDPRVIEIPKFLWAIILNLFVLPSRPKRVAKAYASIWEGDSPIRKILKSQVELLEPRLANSVAPFRVSVHPAMSYGNPGLPDVMDALRGEGVDHFVILPLFPQYSASSGGAVYDALTKWTLKQRNLPNYTIVKDYFAHPLYIQALANSIRRFQEKHGKPEKLMFSFHGIPQPYADKGDPYPKRCKCTAAQVAHELGLNDDEWIISFQSRFGKQEWVKPYTDVVLEDWGQSGVRSVQVISPAFSADCLETLEELAIENRDNFLNAGGQEYHYIPALNLDETHIELLEALSLPLVKGWAGTLGGWV from the coding sequence ATGAAACCTAAATTGCCCCCACGTATTGCCGTTTTGTTAGTGAATCTTGGTACACCAGATGAGCCAACGGCACCTGCCGTACGTCGCTACCTCAAACAGTTTTTGTCAGACCCACGAGTGATTGAGATTCCCAAATTCCTATGGGCTATTATTCTGAATCTATTTGTCTTGCCAAGTCGTCCTAAGCGCGTAGCAAAGGCTTACGCCAGTATCTGGGAAGGTGACTCACCGATTCGTAAAATACTAAAAAGCCAAGTTGAGCTATTAGAACCACGTTTGGCTAATAGTGTGGCACCATTTCGTGTCTCTGTGCATCCTGCGATGAGCTATGGTAATCCTGGTTTGCCTGACGTCATGGATGCGCTACGTGGTGAGGGGGTTGATCACTTTGTTATACTGCCATTGTTTCCGCAGTACTCTGCCTCTTCAGGCGGTGCGGTATATGATGCGCTGACGAAGTGGACGCTCAAGCAACGCAATTTGCCAAATTATACGATTGTCAAAGACTACTTTGCCCATCCGCTATATATTCAAGCATTGGCCAACTCTATTCGCCGTTTTCAAGAGAAGCATGGCAAGCCTGAAAAATTGATGTTTAGTTTTCATGGTATTCCGCAGCCTTATGCTGATAAAGGCGATCCTTATCCTAAACGTTGTAAATGTACCGCTGCGCAAGTGGCACATGAACTTGGCCTGAACGATGACGAATGGATTATCAGTTTTCAGTCACGCTTTGGTAAGCAGGAGTGGGTCAAGCCATATACCGATGTGGTGTTGGAAGATTGGGGTCAGTCAGGTGTGCGCTCGGTACAGGTGATCAGTCCAGCGTTTTCAGCAGATTGTCTAGAAACATTAGAGGAGCTAGCCATTGAAAACCGTGACAACTTCCTTAATGCTGGCGGGCAAGAGTATCATTATATTCCTGCATTAAACCTTGATGAGACACATATTGAATTGCTTGAAGCGTTGAGCTTGCCTCTAGTAAAAGGTTGGGCTGGCACGTTAGGGGGCTGGGTTTAG